A window of Cryptomeria japonica chromosome 3, Sugi_1.0, whole genome shotgun sequence contains these coding sequences:
- the LOC131060133 gene encoding trihelix transcription factor ENAP2, with protein sequence MQGTRLLHGRETRKIQILPSKTLHLTALKLNKFSLLLVFTESINENLETAMASSDEEGRKETCKMPCTGEWSLEAVDSLLQAYGQKYALGRGFLRNKDWEDVMALVNSRCSDPRFRKTMKQCRDKVDSLKKRYKVEKRKAVDTGFTATSWRYFHQMDDIMCRNHIKDTSLSPSAGAESSADRKMESLGLELGLGLGPKKRSRDEMSCDPMEALAEAIVGFSNVYARMEIAKMDILSNMNVQLARLVRRKRRNACHSSNDDE encoded by the coding sequence ATGCAAGGAACTCGTCTTCTGCACGGGAGGGAAACAAGGAAAATTCAAATCCTCCCGAGCAAAACCCTTCATCTCACTGCTCTGAAATTGAACAAATTCTCCCTGTTATTAGTTTTCACTGAATCGATTAATGAGAATTTGGAAACAGCCATGGCTTCGAGCGATGAAGAAGGAAGAAAAGAAACCTGCAAAATGCCATGCACAGGGGAATGGAGTCTAGAAGCAGTGGATTCACTGCTCCAGGCCTATGGCCAGAAATATGCATTAGGACGAGGGTTTCTTCGAAACAAAGACTGGGAGGACGTTATGGCCTTAGTGAATTCGCGCTGCAGTGATCCGCGCTTTCGGAAAACGATGAAGCAGTGCAGAGACAAAGTCGACAGCCTGAAAAAACGCTACAAGGTCGAAAAGCGAAAGGCTGTTGACACAGGCTTTACTGCAACTTCTTGGCGTTATTTTCATCAGATGGACGATATTATGTGTAGAAATCATATCAAAGATACCAGTTTGAGCCCCTCTGCGGGGGCAGAGAGCTCTGCGGACAGAAAAATGGAGTcgctagggttagaattagggttagggttagggccaAAGAAACGGAGCAGGGATGAGATGAGTTGTGACCCGATGGAAGCGCTTGCGGAGGCCATTGTAGGATTTTCCAATGTTTATGCGCGGATGGAGATTGCTAAGATGGACATCTTGTCTAACATGAATGTTCAGCTTGCGAGGCTTGTGAGGAGAAAGAGGAGGAATGCTTGTCACAGTAGTAATGATGATGAGTAG